The uncultured Treponema sp. genome includes a region encoding these proteins:
- a CDS encoding peptidase M17 yields MNLFGKKEKTPAQTVIEDVCKVKKGEKVLVIANPETSVIAQNLFTAALASGAKPTLIYQTKKTSADFAEETVVGAIKSEPDVIFSISEIKLGKDEKAIASPYKAADGKLYDNTFDWLLSEKKSIRAVWTPGLTEDMFNRTVNIDYKLLGERCKKLCEKYENAVSVHVTSPGGTDIVVGLKGRKGMVDDGDFSKPGSGGNIPAGETFISPVVGTCEGTIIFDGSMTFSDGDSILKTPICVKVEKGFVSEVAGGEEAKRLLKDIQQAEKDAVSMENLGKLPKGQGEIYAKNARNIGELGIGLNPAAGITGNMLEDEKAFRTCHFAIGENYDGDAPSLIHFDGVVKEPTIIIKYEDETEFAVLKNGELQI; encoded by the coding sequence ATGAATTTGTTTGGAAAAAAAGAAAAGACTCCGGCGCAGACTGTTATAGAAGATGTCTGCAAAGTAAAAAAAGGCGAAAAAGTTTTAGTAATTGCGAATCCTGAAACAAGCGTTATTGCGCAGAATCTGTTTACCGCTGCCCTTGCTTCTGGCGCAAAACCGACGCTTATTTATCAGACTAAAAAAACTTCCGCGGATTTTGCAGAAGAAACTGTTGTGGGCGCAATAAAGTCTGAGCCGGATGTAATTTTTTCAATTTCGGAAATAAAGCTTGGAAAAGATGAAAAGGCGATTGCTTCTCCTTATAAAGCCGCGGACGGAAAACTTTACGACAACACTTTTGACTGGCTGCTTTCTGAAAAAAAATCAATCCGCGCGGTATGGACTCCGGGGCTTACAGAAGATATGTTCAACAGAACTGTGAACATTGACTACAAGCTGCTTGGCGAACGCTGCAAAAAACTTTGCGAAAAATACGAAAATGCAGTTTCTGTTCATGTTACATCTCCTGGCGGAACGGACATTGTTGTTGGACTAAAAGGACGAAAAGGCATGGTTGATGACGGAGATTTCAGCAAGCCTGGAAGCGGCGGAAACATTCCTGCTGGCGAAACTTTTATAAGTCCTGTTGTCGGAACTTGCGAGGGAACTATTATCTTTGACGGAAGCATGACATTCAGCGACGGAGATTCAATTTTAAAGACTCCGATTTGCGTCAAAGTTGAAAAGGGCTTTGTTTCAGAAGTTGCTGGCGGAGAAGAGGCGAAACGGCTTTTAAAGGATATTCAGCAGGCAGAAAAAGACGCAGTTTCCATGGAAAATTTAGGAAAGCTTCCGAAAGGTCAAGGCGAAATTTATGCGAAAAACGCAAGAAACATCGGGGAGCTTGGAATTGGCTTGAATCCTGCTGCTGGAATTACCGGAAATATGCTTGAAGACGAAAAGGCTTTTAGAACCTGCCACTTTGCAATCGGGGAAAATTATGATGGAGATGCTCCTTCTTTGATTCACTTTGACGGAGTTGTAAAAGAACCTACTATTATAATCAAGTATGAGGACGAAACAGAATTTGCAGTCCTCAAAAATGGAGAACTGCAAATTTAA
- a CDS encoding ABC transporter ATP-binding protein, translated as MNFIDFENVSFSYPPVEGDLDENGKQIVPSPVFENFSGGFPGAFTSIIGPNGCGKSTLMLLASGRLIPSQGKVKLLGQDIASLDEEKRNLLASVIYQNMEFESNEKVENLLSFVYKNGELKANAKGIKTEDLFSEVVDKFELSSVMNHGLTEISKGENQRVLLAFSLLYGSTGIFMDEPLFAMEDRQKNSALEYLREYSEATKTPMFISMHELDLSRKYAEKVLLIYPNKDMSYGTPEEVMTNDDLEKAYGIPAAMLKHNEDMTREFLSQQSEAMSPKTK; from the coding sequence ATGAATTTTATTGACTTTGAAAACGTTTCTTTTTCATATCCGCCAGTTGAAGGCGACCTTGACGAAAACGGAAAACAAATTGTTCCTTCACCAGTTTTTGAAAATTTTTCAGGAGGATTTCCTGGAGCATTTACAAGCATAATCGGACCGAACGGCTGCGGAAAATCAACTCTTATGCTTCTTGCAAGCGGAAGGCTCATTCCTTCGCAGGGAAAAGTAAAGCTTTTAGGGCAGGACATTGCAAGCCTTGATGAAGAAAAGCGCAACCTTCTGGCTTCTGTAATTTATCAGAACATGGAATTTGAAAGCAACGAGAAAGTTGAAAATCTGCTTTCTTTTGTTTATAAAAACGGGGAACTCAAGGCAAATGCAAAAGGAATTAAAACAGAAGATTTGTTCAGCGAAGTTGTGGACAAGTTTGAACTTTCTTCCGTTATGAATCATGGGCTTACAGAAATCAGCAAAGGAGAAAACCAGCGTGTCCTTTTGGCATTCAGCCTGCTTTATGGAAGCACAGGAATTTTCATGGATGAGCCTCTTTTTGCAATGGAAGACCGCCAGAAGAATTCCGCCCTTGAATACCTGCGTGAATATTCTGAAGCAACAAAAACTCCAATGTTTATTTCCATGCACGAGCTTGACCTTTCGCGCAAATACGCAGAAAAAGTCCTTTTGATTTATCCGAACAAAGATATGTCTTACGGAACTCCAGAAGAAGTTATGACAAACGACGATCTTGAAAAAGCCTACGGAATTCCTGCGGCAATGCTCAAGCACAACGAAGACATGACAAGAGAATTCCTTTCGCAGCAATCCGAAGCCATGTCTCCAAAGACAAAATAA
- a CDS encoding glycoside hydrolase family 95 protein has translation MKSIWYKNPAENFGEAISVGNGRIGATVFGGTGHEKIYLNEESVWSCRYSDRNNKNAKDSVNGIRALLNQGRELEAQEQVFECFSGSPVSQASYKSAGIVSIDFYDAEHQGLLGPNSSDKGTFTSYDSYRRELDFKSGICSSSFSLESAVPSTVDLSNGTNGSYVTFTRECFASASSDVLVYHISASMPKSIFLRLKIEGETFPKKYNLTEDTVVALCDSGIPFAVMVTAVASGGTVFTHGDNLIVEKADDVTLYIDVESAYRKRRFRRKGGNNFRNPMIFASKCADIALKKICFASGTSYENLKTDHALEFSAWNQRSLLSLEGLETDGKSVDEICQDKKAAKFLEWIYSKYKLISSCKEQATLPSVANGIWTDKKSAGNFSLQDKSFYRYSSGILGLEKINLPLFKLAKRIYKRGKTTAKKMYGCPGFVVHNSTDIWGDSVPCGIDFRTSYSPLGACAIAKAALNYYEYSLDRKFLKRHFYLFKKACDFFAEYLVPVEDKKFLSLSPAFTNGYETRSGSIAYIALENVSENKIVKELFENTLAAMKYLGFKNSEKLFIKYSSIMQKIKCAEEESSAENTASTFDSFLLDSADSIISSKIKNGRVEISLLSNLPAEWQSGSLTKVCLKGNILADIKWRDGKFEDARLYTEQGTVFMKELTICYGGKKYSSQLSDGSLDIRNVLPTTV, from the coding sequence ATGAAATCTATTTGGTATAAAAATCCTGCTGAAAATTTTGGCGAAGCAATTTCTGTTGGAAACGGAAGAATCGGAGCGACTGTTTTTGGCGGAACAGGACACGAAAAAATATATTTAAATGAAGAATCTGTATGGTCTTGCCGCTATTCAGATAGAAATAATAAAAATGCAAAGGATTCTGTAAACGGAATAAGAGCTTTGCTTAATCAAGGGCGCGAGCTTGAAGCTCAGGAACAAGTCTTTGAATGTTTTTCCGGCTCTCCAGTTTCGCAGGCTTCTTATAAAAGCGCAGGAATTGTTTCAATTGATTTTTATGACGCGGAACATCAGGGGCTTTTAGGACCGAATTCCAGCGACAAGGGAACTTTTACTTCCTACGATTCTTACAGACGCGAGCTTGATTTTAAAAGCGGAATTTGCTCTTCAAGTTTTTCTCTTGAGTCTGCCGTACCAAGCACAGTGGATCTTTCAAACGGAACAAACGGAAGCTATGTAACTTTTACGCGCGAATGTTTTGCTTCCGCTTCGTCCGATGTTTTGGTTTATCACATTTCAGCTTCAATGCCAAAAAGCATTTTTCTTAGGCTCAAGATTGAAGGCGAAACTTTTCCGAAGAAATACAATCTTACAGAAGATACTGTTGTAGCTTTGTGCGATTCCGGCATTCCTTTTGCGGTGATGGTTACGGCTGTTGCTTCCGGCGGAACGGTTTTTACTCACGGAGATAATCTGATTGTAGAAAAAGCTGACGATGTTACGCTTTACATTGACGTTGAAAGCGCGTACAGAAAAAGACGTTTTAGAAGAAAAGGCGGAAACAATTTTAGAAATCCGATGATTTTTGCGTCAAAATGCGCGGACATTGCACTGAAAAAAATCTGCTTTGCTTCCGGCACTTCCTACGAAAATTTAAAGACTGACCATGCTTTGGAATTTTCCGCTTGGAATCAGCGTTCGCTTCTTTCTTTGGAAGGTCTTGAAACTGACGGAAAATCAGTTGATGAGATTTGCCAAGACAAGAAAGCCGCAAAATTCCTTGAGTGGATTTATTCAAAGTACAAGCTAATTTCAAGCTGCAAGGAACAGGCAACGCTTCCTTCTGTGGCAAACGGAATTTGGACAGACAAAAAATCCGCAGGAAATTTCAGTTTGCAGGACAAAAGTTTTTACAGATACAGCTCGGGAATTCTTGGACTTGAAAAAATAAATTTGCCTTTGTTCAAACTTGCAAAAAGAATTTACAAGCGCGGAAAGACAACTGCAAAAAAAATGTACGGCTGCCCGGGCTTTGTTGTGCACAATTCAACTGACATTTGGGGCGACTCTGTTCCATGCGGCATTGATTTTAGAACTTCGTATTCGCCTCTTGGTGCCTGCGCAATTGCAAAAGCCGCATTGAATTACTACGAATATTCGCTTGACCGAAAATTTTTAAAGCGGCATTTTTATCTTTTTAAGAAAGCCTGTGATTTTTTTGCGGAATATCTTGTTCCTGTTGAAGATAAAAAATTCCTTTCACTTAGTCCTGCTTTTACAAATGGATACGAAACAAGAAGCGGCTCTATTGCATATATTGCTTTGGAAAATGTTTCTGAAAACAAAATTGTAAAGGAACTTTTTGAAAACACATTAGCGGCAATGAAATATCTTGGATTTAAAAATTCAGAAAAGCTTTTTATAAAGTATAGTTCGATTATGCAGAAAATAAAATGCGCGGAAGAAGAAAGTTCTGCGGAAAATACAGCAAGTACTTTTGACAGTTTCCTTTTGGATTCTGCGGATTCAATTATTTCAAGCAAAATTAAAAACGGCCGCGTAGAAATTTCTTTGCTTTCAAATTTGCCGGCTGAATGGCAGAGCGGTTCGCTTACAAAAGTTTGTTTAAAAGGAAATATTCTTGCGGACATAAAATGGCGCGACGGAAAATTTGAAGATGCCCGACTTTATACTGAGCAAGGAACTGTCTTTATGAAGGAACTGACTATTTGCTACGGCGGAAAAAAATACAGCTCGCAGCTTTCAGACGGTTCGCTTGATATAAGAAACGTTTTGCCAACGACTGTATAA
- the pyrB gene encoding aspartate carbamoyltransferase — protein MLKGRHLIEPADLTVSEIDEICSLAEQMIVDPASFQDVCRGKILATLFFEPSTRTRLSFEAAMLHLGGTVEGFADASYTSSTKGETLADTIRVVSSYVDVIAMRSPKEGAALLASRYSPVPIINAGDGGHSHPTQTLTDLVTIRALQGGFEGHTIGFCGDLKFGRTVHSLTQAMSRYKNNKFVFISPEELKVPSYITEDLLKPAGIEFETAERLEDVIGELDILYMTRVQKERFFNEQDYIRLKDSYILNKEKMKLAKQDMIVLHPLPRVNEIAPEVDDDPRAAYFKQVKYGMFARMALIAKLTGAL, from the coding sequence ATGTTAAAAGGAAGACATCTTATTGAACCGGCGGATTTGACCGTCAGTGAAATTGATGAAATATGTTCTTTGGCAGAACAGATGATTGTAGATCCGGCTTCTTTTCAGGATGTGTGTCGCGGGAAAATTCTTGCGACACTTTTTTTTGAGCCGAGCACAAGAACTAGGCTTTCATTTGAAGCTGCGATGCTTCATTTAGGCGGAACTGTCGAAGGCTTTGCTGATGCGAGCTACACTTCTTCTACAAAAGGCGAAACTTTGGCGGACACAATAAGAGTTGTAAGTTCCTATGTTGATGTTATTGCGATGCGTTCTCCAAAAGAAGGCGCGGCATTGCTTGCCTCAAGATACAGCCCTGTTCCTATAATAAATGCGGGCGACGGCGGACATTCACATCCAACGCAGACTCTTACAGACCTTGTTACAATCCGTGCGCTTCAAGGCGGATTTGAAGGACACACAATTGGCTTTTGCGGCGATTTAAAATTCGGAAGGACAGTTCATTCTCTTACACAGGCAATGAGCCGCTACAAAAATAACAAGTTTGTTTTTATCAGCCCGGAAGAATTGAAAGTTCCTTCTTACATAACAGAAGATTTGCTTAAGCCTGCCGGAATAGAATTCGAAACTGCTGAACGTCTGGAAGATGTAATCGGCGAGCTTGATATTCTTTACATGACTCGTGTTCAAAAAGAAAGATTTTTCAATGAGCAGGATTATATCCGCCTTAAAGACAGCTATATTCTGAACAAAGAAAAAATGAAGCTTGCAAAGCAGGACATGATTGTTCTTCATCCGCTTCCTCGTGTAAATGAAATTGCTCCAGAAGTAGATGACGATCCGCGTGCCGCATATTTTAAGCAAGTAAAATACGGAATGTTTGCACGCATGGCGCTTATCGCAAAACTTACAGGAGCACTCTGA
- a CDS encoding aspartate carbamoyltransferase regulatory subunit has product MINIAEIKNGLVIDHIQAGTGWKVFKWLGLDKVSFSTALIMNASSKKTGKKDIIKIDNIINIDYSVLGFIDSNITVNVIQDSKITRKIKMELPEKIENVIECKNPRCITITEHYVPQEFKLVNREKKEYRCVYCDALHKGTLSVE; this is encoded by the coding sequence ATGATTAATATCGCTGAAATTAAAAACGGACTTGTAATCGATCATATTCAGGCTGGAACTGGCTGGAAAGTTTTCAAATGGCTTGGATTGGACAAAGTAAGTTTTTCAACTGCTCTGATTATGAACGCTTCATCTAAAAAAACAGGCAAGAAAGACATAATAAAAATCGACAACATTATAAATATCGATTACAGCGTTCTTGGCTTTATAGATTCCAACATAACTGTAAATGTAATTCAGGATTCAAAGATAACGCGGAAAATAAAAATGGAGCTTCCTGAAAAAATTGAAAATGTAATCGAATGTAAAAATCCGCGCTGCATTACAATTACAGAGCATTATGTTCCGCAGGAATTTAAACTCGTCAACAGAGAAAAGAAAGAGTACCGATGCGTTTATTGCGATGCTCTCCATAAGGGAACTCTTTCTGTTGAATGA
- the bioB gene encoding biotin synthase BioB gives MNNFLQELENAVINENHKVTKEEAVQLYETEQASELFEAADRIRKSCCTNSSSVCSIINAKMGKCGENCKYCAQSAHWKTSCQATPVIQPEESIKFCERALENHVSRISLVTSGRGLSGKDFETAIENFRAIKEKLKDKIKLCASLGILSFEQMEELKLAGVERYHHNIETGKKYFANICTTHSYNDRIQTILNAKKAGLEICSGGIIGLGESREDRIDLALELRKLEVQSVPINILTPIKGTPLENAEKISQEEALRTISVFRFIMPSQTIRCAAGRKSLGNNGKAAFLAGANALISGDFLTTPGSTNDEDISMLKKLGYKIES, from the coding sequence ATGAATAATTTTTTACAAGAATTGGAAAATGCAGTTATAAACGAAAATCACAAAGTTACAAAAGAAGAAGCGGTTCAGCTTTACGAAACTGAACAAGCATCCGAACTTTTTGAAGCGGCAGACAGAATCAGAAAAAGTTGCTGCACAAACTCAAGCAGTGTTTGTTCAATTATAAATGCAAAAATGGGAAAATGCGGCGAAAACTGCAAATACTGCGCCCAGTCCGCTCACTGGAAAACTTCTTGCCAAGCAACTCCAGTCATTCAGCCGGAGGAATCAATAAAGTTCTGCGAGCGTGCATTGGAAAATCACGTTTCAAGAATTTCACTTGTAACTTCCGGGCGCGGACTTTCAGGAAAAGATTTTGAAACTGCAATAGAAAATTTCCGGGCGATAAAAGAAAAACTCAAAGACAAAATCAAGCTTTGCGCTTCGCTTGGAATTCTTTCTTTTGAACAAATGGAGGAACTTAAGCTTGCCGGAGTTGAACGCTACCACCACAACATTGAAACCGGAAAAAAATATTTTGCAAACATCTGCACAACGCATTCTTACAACGACAGAATTCAGACAATTTTAAACGCAAAAAAAGCAGGACTTGAAATTTGCAGCGGCGGAATAATTGGACTTGGCGAATCAAGGGAAGACAGAATCGACCTTGCGCTTGAGCTTCGCAAACTTGAAGTTCAGTCTGTACCGATAAATATTTTGACACCGATAAAAGGAACTCCGCTTGAAAACGCTGAAAAAATTTCGCAGGAAGAAGCGTTACGGACAATTTCTGTTTTCAGATTTATAATGCCAAGCCAGACAATTCGATGCGCCGCCGGAAGAAAAAGCTTGGGCAACAACGGAAAAGCCGCATTTTTAGCAGGAGCAAACGCGCTCATTTCCGGGGACTTTCTGACAACGCCCGGCTCAACCAACGATGAAGATATTTCAATGCTGAAAAAACTCGGCTACAAAATCGAAAGCTGA
- a CDS encoding energy-coupling factor transporter transmembrane protein EcfT codes for MALSLFAYRKGNSVLHKIPSIAKLSFLFVLCIFTYSGGMSVSWEELFSWKIVIKISGCFFASLTLFFLSGAKWNSIRQLKFVFVIGGFVTLVKLIHIPFWLDKDSLAYGILYTVRFFITSLAAQVIFETTSPLQIQSALELIQNGISKLIPPVKKWNLALTISLAINFIPEIFETWNKVELAVKARTQKNSKLKLEILIQKFSTFFSCLLHNAETKRMAVLNRSKISDE; via the coding sequence ATGGCTTTGAGTTTGTTCGCTTACCGAAAAGGAAATTCCGTTCTGCACAAAATTCCTTCAATTGCAAAACTTTCATTTCTTTTTGTGCTGTGCATTTTTACTTACAGCGGCGGAATGTCTGTTTCTTGGGAAGAACTTTTCTCCTGGAAGATTGTTATAAAAATTTCAGGTTGCTTTTTTGCAAGCCTGACACTTTTTTTTCTTTCCGGCGCAAAATGGAATTCTATAAGACAGCTGAAATTTGTTTTTGTAATCGGCGGATTTGTAACTTTGGTAAAGCTGATTCACATTCCGTTCTGGTTGGACAAAGATTCTCTTGCCTACGGAATTTTATACACAGTCAGATTTTTTATAACATCGCTTGCGGCTCAAGTTATTTTTGAAACAACTTCACCGTTGCAAATACAAAGCGCGCTGGAACTTATTCAAAACGGAATTTCAAAACTGATTCCGCCGGTAAAAAAATGGAATCTTGCGCTCACAATTTCACTTGCAATAAATTTCATTCCAGAAATTTTTGAAACTTGGAACAAAGTAGAACTTGCAGTAAAAGCGCGGACGCAGAAAAATTCAAAATTAAAACTAGAAATTTTAATACAAAAGTTTTCAACATTTTTTTCCTGCCTTCTTCACAATGCGGAAACAAAAAGAATGGCGGTTTTAAACAGGAGCAAAATTTCAGATGAATAA
- a CDS encoding ABC transporter ATP-binding protein, which produces MKALEVKNVSKIFPDKTKALEGISFSIEQGEFCVIAGSNGSGKSVLMSLIAGLDEPTSGTIDLFGNSAGLVFQDADSQILGETPEEDVSFGAKNYGLKKNELKQCVESSLEQVGLFHKKNAYARNLSGGEKRRLAVAGILAINRNVIIFDEPFANLDWPGVKQVCMILKKLKEEKKTIIVLTHELEKILALADRFIVLDKGKIRFDGSPQEGLSQNLEQWSIRNPIAQYSNLKDLLWL; this is translated from the coding sequence ATGAAAGCACTCGAAGTAAAAAACGTTTCAAAAATATTTCCGGACAAAACAAAAGCGCTTGAAGGCATTTCATTTTCAATTGAACAAGGAGAATTCTGTGTAATCGCAGGCTCAAACGGTTCCGGGAAAAGCGTCTTAATGTCGCTGATTGCAGGACTTGACGAGCCGACCAGCGGAACAATTGACTTATTCGGAAATTCCGCAGGGCTTGTTTTTCAAGATGCCGACTCGCAGATTTTAGGCGAAACTCCAGAAGAAGATGTTTCGTTCGGCGCAAAAAATTACGGGCTGAAAAAAAACGAACTCAAGCAATGCGTTGAATCTTCGCTTGAGCAGGTCGGGCTTTTTCACAAAAAAAATGCATACGCAAGAAATTTGTCCGGCGGAGAAAAACGGCGGCTTGCAGTTGCAGGAATTCTTGCAATCAACAGAAACGTTATAATTTTTGATGAGCCATTTGCAAACTTGGACTGGCCGGGCGTAAAACAAGTCTGCATGATTCTAAAAAAATTAAAAGAAGAAAAGAAAACAATTATTGTGCTGACTCACGAGCTTGAAAAAATCCTTGCACTTGCAGACCGCTTCATTGTTTTGGATAAAGGAAAAATCAGATTTGACGGTTCACCGCAGGAAGGCTTGTCGCAAAATCTTGAACAATGGAGCATAAGAAATCCAATCGCGCAGTATTCAAACCTAAAGGATTTATTATGGCTTTGA
- a CDS encoding biotin transporter BioY — protein sequence MKSQKSGTNIILTALFAALISASCFIQIPLPVGIPIIIQDMMCMLSGMLLGPVYGALSVIIFLVLGSLGLPVFSGKGGIQHLISGPTGGFLFSYAIGAFAGGLILAIFLSNKKEHSKLKSLIVISLAAIAATVIIFAGGILGFMRVTQSGLEKTLATVLLPFIPGNIIKIILMVPLTYKFRPVIFRYTHS from the coding sequence ATGAAATCACAAAAATCAGGGACAAACATTATTCTTACGGCTTTATTTGCGGCTTTAATTTCAGCCTCATGCTTTATACAAATTCCGCTGCCGGTTGGCATTCCAATTATCATTCAAGACATGATGTGTATGCTTTCCGGGATGCTGCTCGGACCAGTTTACGGAGCTTTGTCTGTTATAATTTTTTTAGTTCTCGGAAGTTTGGGGCTGCCTGTTTTTTCCGGCAAGGGCGGAATCCAGCATTTGATTTCAGGACCAACCGGCGGATTTCTTTTTTCCTACGCAATCGGAGCTTTTGCAGGCGGACTGATTCTTGCAATTTTCCTTTCAAATAAAAAAGAGCATTCAAAACTAAAATCGCTGATTGTTATATCGCTTGCGGCAATTGCTGCGACAGTGATTATTTTTGCAGGCGGAATCCTTGGCTTCATGCGCGTAACACAAAGCGGACTTGAAAAAACTTTGGCGACAGTTTTGCTTCCGTTCATTCCGGGCAACATCATAAAAATAATTTTGATGGTTCCGCTCACTTACAAATTCCGTCCGGTAATTTTCCGCTACACACATTCATAA
- a CDS encoding biotin--[acetyl-CoA-carboxylase] ligase has protein sequence MGNKNLSTKYVILKILREANAPVSGEEAAKLAGISRVSVWKAIQSLQLSGYGISSTRAGYFLEKDLKDSLFPWEFGAEEELFFHFPETESTMTEARKIAQENSLSKKMEIITADKQTKGQGHSSHKWTTTRGSLACTLITRSGIAVSYSHRTTMAAQIAIVKTLIEMTGKKFYARWPNDIWSENGKVGGILDELSATGGKCNWLNIGIGINLTSCPKIPNTDCAIKSDAKFSRKEFLSAFLKEFKSAEEKMQQEDSSLVCELNSLCFDNEKKIRLESDKNIYTFKGINAFGFALLESKNQNRILIPGQDSFVKNR, from the coding sequence ATGGGTAACAAAAATCTTTCAACAAAATATGTAATCTTAAAAATTCTTCGGGAAGCAAACGCTCCTGTTTCCGGGGAAGAAGCCGCAAAGCTCGCAGGTATTTCAAGAGTTTCAGTTTGGAAAGCGATTCAGTCATTGCAACTTTCCGGCTACGGAATTTCTTCAACACGCGCAGGATATTTTCTTGAAAAGGATTTAAAGGACAGTTTGTTTCCATGGGAATTCGGCGCAGAAGAAGAACTTTTCTTTCACTTTCCGGAAACTGAATCCACAATGACAGAAGCAAGAAAAATCGCGCAGGAAAATTCTTTGAGCAAGAAAATGGAAATCATAACCGCGGACAAGCAGACAAAAGGGCAGGGACACTCAAGCCACAAGTGGACAACAACAAGAGGAAGCCTCGCCTGCACGCTAATCACAAGAAGCGGAATCGCCGTGTCCTATTCGCACCGCACAACAATGGCGGCACAAATTGCAATCGTAAAAACTTTAATTGAAATGACGGGGAAAAAATTCTATGCAAGGTGGCCGAACGACATCTGGAGCGAAAACGGAAAAGTCGGCGGCATTCTTGACGAGCTTTCTGCAACCGGCGGAAAATGCAACTGGCTCAACATAGGAATCGGAATAAATTTAACTTCATGCCCAAAAATTCCAAACACAGATTGCGCAATAAAATCAGATGCAAAATTTTCACGCAAGGAATTTCTTTCTGCATTTTTAAAAGAGTTTAAATCCGCAGAAGAAAAAATGCAGCAGGAAGATTCATCCCTTGTTTGCGAATTGAACAGCCTCTGCTTTGACAACGAAAAAAAAATCCGCCTTGAATCCGACAAAAATATTTACACATTCAAAGGAATAAACGCATTTGGCTTTGCATTGCTGGAATCAAAAAATCAAAACCGCATTTTAATTCCCGGCCAAGACAGTTTTGTAAAAAACAGATAA
- a CDS encoding LysR family transcriptional regulator: MELNQIKYFLEVAKNEHVTKSAENLHVAQPALTQSIHKLEEELEIPLFKHDGRNIKLTTYGQWLYKKLTPIIKEIDELPEQLKTMANLEDSTIHLNILAASTLITNAIIEYKKTNKKVHIQLNQNDQTDLYDICVTTKLFYQQNENEKDSVFVCSEKIFLAVPNIPRFSNLKSISLEEVKNENFIALSGSKHLRTICDKYCHEAGIHPNIIFESDNISAVKNTIGANLGIGFWPQYSWGKLDTKKVLLLEISDPVCSRDILISYKKNKLDCSQVEKFYKFLTDYVSSKEKASLGQIS, from the coding sequence ATGGAACTGAATCAAATAAAATACTTCCTTGAAGTTGCAAAAAATGAACACGTTACAAAAAGCGCGGAAAATCTTCATGTTGCCCAGCCTGCGCTCACTCAGTCAATTCACAAGCTGGAAGAAGAACTGGAAATTCCTTTGTTCAAGCACGACGGACGGAACATAAAGCTTACAACTTACGGGCAATGGCTTTACAAAAAGCTCACACCAATAATAAAAGAAATTGATGAACTTCCTGAGCAGTTAAAGACAATGGCAAACCTTGAAGATTCGACAATCCATTTAAATATTTTGGCGGCGTCCACACTTATAACGAATGCGATTATCGAATACAAAAAAACAAATAAAAAAGTTCATATTCAGCTGAATCAAAATGACCAGACAGACCTTTACGACATTTGCGTTACAACAAAACTTTTTTATCAGCAGAATGAAAATGAAAAAGACAGCGTCTTTGTTTGCTCTGAAAAAATTTTTCTTGCAGTTCCAAACATTCCGCGTTTTTCCAATTTAAAATCGATTTCACTTGAAGAAGTAAAAAACGAAAATTTTATCGCGCTGTCAGGTTCAAAGCATTTGAGAACAATTTGCGACAAATATTGCCACGAAGCAGGAATCCATCCGAACATTATTTTTGAAAGCGACAATATTTCAGCTGTAAAAAACACAATCGGAGCAAACTTAGGAATCGGATTCTGGCCGCAATATTCCTGGGGAAAACTTGACACAAAAAAAGTTCTGCTACTTGAAATAAGCGATCCAGTGTGCAGCCGCGACATTTTGATTTCCTACAAAAAAAACAAATTGGACTGCTCGCAAGTTGAAAAATTTTACAAGTTCCTAACAGACTATGTATCTTCAAAAGAAAAAGCAAGCCTTGGACAAATCTCTTGA